The sequence AATggcaaagaatttgaaatgacTGATTTTTACAAATCAAAAGGGATTATTCATCAAACTTCTTGCACCTACACACTTCAACAAAATAGTATTGTTGAGAGAAAACACCAACATATTCTCTTTGTTGCACGGAGTTGAAGGATTTAAGCCAATCTCCCTCTTTGTTTTTGGATTGATTGTGTTCTGCATGCTGCCTTTTTAATTAACAGGACCCCAACACTGGTTTTAaaccagtcaactccttttAATATCCTTTTCAAGGTCAAACCTTCTTATGATCAGCTCAAAGTCTTTGGTTGTTGAGCATTTGCTTTTGTTTTACCTCATCCTAAGACAAAAATGCATCCTAGAGCAATCAAGTGTGTTTTCAttagtttttctaaaaatactAAAGGTTACAGAGTATACAATttagagaataaaaatatttttatttctagagATGTAACATTTACAGAAAACAGGTTCCCATTTAAAGAGATTTTTGCTACAATACCGTCCAATGATGTTCTTATCcctatttatcaaaatgaaagTTCACTTGAAGATTTCAAAAGGGTAGATTCACAAACAGTTGATCCACTCCATTCATCTACTGCTGAAATACAGTTTCCTCCAATCAATTCAGGTACTATTTCCCAACCCTCTCCCAGACCTACTAGAAATATTCACCTGCCATCAAAATTTCACGATTTTGAAGTTTCTCTGCCCAAACCTAGAACCACACCACATCATATTTCTCAAGTTCTATCTTATGACAAGATCTCACCTCATTACAAGTCCTATATATGTAATACAACAATATTACCTGAACCAAAACATTATAATCAGGCAATTTCACATACTTGTTGGAAATAAGCAATGGCTGAAGAAATAACTGCTTTAGAAGAAAGTAATACTTGGGAATTAGTTCCTTTACCCAAGGGCAAGCAAACTATTGATTATAAATGGGTGTATAAAACAAAGCTTAAAGCTGATGGGACTCTAGAAAGATACAAAGCAAGGCTTGTGGCTAAGGGATATACTCAAAGGTCTAGCATTGACTTTCTCGATACTTTTAGTCTTGTAGCAAATATCACCACAATCAGAACTCTTATGGCTGTAGCTGCTGCGAAGGACTGGAATCTTTGTCAGCTTGATATCAACAACGCCTTTTTGCATGGtgacttacaagaggagatTTACATGGATTTGCCCCCTGGTTTTCAACCTAAGCAGACTAATACGGTTTGCAAACTAAAGAAGAGCTTGTATGGATTGAAACAAGCAAGCAGACAATGGAATGCAAAGCTAACTGCTGCATTGCATACTTAGAAGTTTAAACAGGCTGCTTCAGACTCCTCCCTCTTTATCGAAGGTACTGGATCAAACTTCATTGCTTTAGCTATTTACGTAGATGACATTGTCTTAGCAAGTTCAAACATGACAGAAATTATAAAGGTAAAAAGATTCATTCATGATACTTTCCAAATTAAGGATCTTTGAGAACTCAAATTTTTTCTTGGATTAGAGGTTACCATGTCCAAAACTAGTATTAACCTATGCCAGAGAAAATACACTTTAGACCTTTTGCAAGAAACTAGTTTTCTCGGAGCTAAACTAGTACTGACACCGATAGCATCTACTAAGAAATTTTCTAGAACAGGGGGGCAGGTTCTTAAAGACATTACAGCATACAGAAGTCTAGTTGGCAAGCTGTTGTACCTAACCCACACTAGACCTGACATAGCATATGCAGTACAACAGTTATCTCAGTTTCTTCAAGCCCCTACAGATGTTCATTTGACCTCAGCTCATAGAGTTCTCCAACATTTGAAAGGGACTCCAAGACAGGGCTTATTTTTTCCAGCAACAGGTGATCTCCGGTTTAAAGCTTTCAGTGATTTTGATTGGGCTTCATGCACTGATTCCAGAAAATCTATTACTGGATTTTGTGTTTTTCTCGGTTCAACATTGATCTCATGGAAGTCCAAGAAACAACAAATAGTCTCACGCTCTTCAAGTGAAGCAGAGTATAGAGCTATAGCTGCAGTGACATGTGAGATATAATGACTTCATTTTCTCCTTCAGGATTTGCAGCTCTCTTTTTCTCCAACAAATATGTATTATGACAACTTATCTGCCATCAGAATTGTCGAGAATCTTGTATATCATGCGAGGACCAAGCATATAGAAATTGATTGCCATCTCATCTGAGAGAAAATTCAACGTGGAATTATCAATCTTATCACAGTCCCTTCATCAAAATAATTGGTTGATTCTTTTACAAAGCCCTTTCCTGCAACTCTGTTCCAAGCTTCCATCTCCAAGTTGGGCATCCAGAATTTTTATGCTCCAACTTGAGatattttgtatatatgaAACATAGAAAACATTGTAAGAAAGCAACTTTTTCAttgtaagaaaaagaaaaccttgaCACCTATGTAGAGTATCAGTTGgatattaattcttaatgtaataatttattcttcCTTCTTTGGCTAAGCTGGGAGTGAAGCTTGCATCattgaatattatttaatttcttaaacttCAAATCTTAACCAACTTAAGAAGAAGACAAAATTCCTCCCAAGATAAACTCACATCTGGTTTGTGTGTAGTAAATATTATCACATATTTTACCAAACAgagatattattaaataaaccaaaaactAGTTATTTGTTGTTCTcacaaaagagaaagaagggaGGGACGAGTTACAATGTTCgaaagggagagagagagccATTGTTTCCCATCAACTATCTCTTTACCTTCTTTCTTCATATGCTTATTTTCTTGGACCAATACTTCAGACGATTGCGACAACCTCCCATTATTCTTCCCAAAAAGAACCTCCGTAACTATACTCATCTTGCCGCCAATAAGCTTATTTTTAGCTGCCCACCTTTGGATCTTGCCTGAAGTTGTTTTTGGGACATTTCCGCTCTTCACAAGAACAACCAACCTAATTTCAACTTTCACTTCCTCCATAACACCGTCCTTGATCCTTTCACATATATTCTTCAAAGCAGCAGCATCTTTTTCAATTCTTTGTAGCTCTGCAACGACGGCTGTTGTATTCGAAATCTCCAAAGCAGCAAGGCGACCTGCTCTAAGAACCTCTGGGCAACTTTTATGAGCTGCAGTCTCTATATAATGAGGATGTATTTGCTCACCACTTGGAAGTTTGATAACATCTGAACATCGACCAGTAACATATAAATACCTCTCTTCGCCTTTGATGATTCCTCTATCTCCTGTGCGAACAAAGCATCGGCTTACCTTATTCTTGAGTCTTGCTTGAAATATTTCGCGGGTTAAAGATGGATGGCCTAGATAACCAGAACAGTTACTTGGAGATGAAACCCAAACCTCACCTTCAACCCCATCGACAACTGGTTCATGTGTCTCTTCGTTGACTACCATAATGTCCATGTCCTCTTCATCATGTTCATGTTGAGCAGTAAGCCTAGCAATTGGTAAGAGCATATTATGAGATGGAAAGTTAGCAAAGTTTTCATTGCTACTCCAAGCTGTTGAAACAAATGTGCAATTCTCTGCTAAGCCATAAGATGGAGAAATGCATGATGAGTTTAGCCCAAACGGCTTAAACACGTTAATAAATTCGTCAACTGATGACTTGTAAATTGGCTCGTTAATGAGGATTAAGTTTCTCAAACTCGATAAATTTATAACACGAGCTCCCTTTTCCACTCCGCCGCGCTTGACAACAAATGGCAATGTGAAGGAAGGAACAGGAGTGCAGGTAGCTTTGAAGTTTGAAATCAGCTCTAGCCATAGCCTAGGTCGGGAAACAAATGCTCCAGGTGAAGTAAGTACGCATGTTGCTCCGGATACAATAGTAAGGAACAAAAACTGAAGGCCACAATCATGGTACTGAGGCAACCAAGAGACGATAACACTATTTGGCTGGAGATCATAAGCTTTCCTTGCTACTCTTACATTATGAACCGCTGATCCTGCTGTCACAAGTACTGGTTTTGGAATCCCTGTAGCACCTGAAGTGTACTGAATTAGGTACATTTCATTTGGTTTGCAACCATTATACGAAGGACGAGATCCCGTACTTGAACCTGTTGCCTCCTTTTGTTTGAGATCACTGGAAGAAATCCACCTGAGATGTTGCAGCAGTTTAGCAAGCTTGTGATTGCTAGAGGATGAGGAAATGTAGTGATGAACACTGGCAATGTATTCGTGATTAGCAATGGCAGCTTTGGGCTTTGTTTGAGAGAGAACTCTAACAAGGTGGTGATAGTTTTCGTTGCTGAAAGAAGGGTTAGGAGGAAAGATAGGAATGCACGAAAGACCAGCTCTTTGACAACCAAAGATGATCTCAACAAATTCAAGACCAGGTGGGCATAAAATGACAACAGTATCACCTCTTAGCAATGGAACGAGTAAGTTAATAGAAATTGACTGGACTGAATCATTGAGATGAGCATAAGTGAGGATGGAATGATCGGCTGCACCACTAGAGCCATCTTGAGCCCAGATAAAAGCTGGCTTGGAACAGAAGGCTGGTAGGCTAGCCCAAACTGGGAGGTAGAGGTCGGCCACTGGCTGGTCAGGGAAAGAAGGGTCGTAATTCTCGTAGTGCATGTTGATGCTGATGATGTAACTAAAAATTTGGTATGTTTTTCGCTAAAGCAAATAACTTCTGAGGCCATTTTTATAGCAAAAGGGCTATGCATGAGAAATTAACAGTATAAGTAAAGgtgcgtatatttatgatctGATTggagaaaacaagaagaagatagtGAAAATAAACAGATATTCACACGAATATTCTGCATATATCCCAAGTATATTCATTGTTAAAATACtaaagaaaagggaagaatGTCCATTTACTGATGTTTGATATCCTATGTTTCATTTAAGTAATTACAGCATTTCTCTAGCCGTCCCAGCTTTTGTTTGCCTCCTCGCGTCGTTACCTCCAAAGATGCCGTTAAGCGACTCATTTGACAATTTAAAAAGACAGATGAAATGTCAAACATGTAAGTAGAGAAAAGAAGGCCAGATTCCACtgtaatatgaataaaatataaaaatgggGCAGATCATTTCAAGAAGGATGTCTCCCTGTAGCTGAAACGTGGCAAATCAACATCGCCAAATAAACCCAAATTATTCCTTTTAGTTGGGGCCGACAGCATTGTGAaagaattctaatttttatcgCGGATATGTATTGTTTGTGGTTGAGTAGAACGTAAGAGTATCAAACCCCAGAACTAGTTGAAAAAATTGACACAAAGATTAAACCTTCTAAGAGATttagaaaatggtgaaaacaACACAATCAATTCTACCTTCTACAGTGCGAGGCAAGGTTTTGCGAGTTCATATGATATCACATATCTGCAATCTAAAGTTTGTGATGATTCATTGACATTAGCAGCTGGGCCTCAACTGTTTCTCACAGTAGATATGGTAATACAGAATTCGCAGCCAAACCACAATAAAGGCAGAAACGTTGAAGCTCTTTTAACTCTAGAATGTCATGTAAGAGAATATTGACAACAAAAATCCAGTCTCTTAAACAAAGACAATAGAACCTCAGCAAAGGTAGTTTTATTAAACTCTTCAAAGCAAGTTCGCTAGTCAAATACACATCTCTCTTAACTACTCGAATATCCAAGCCCTTCCATGACTATTGAGTACCTTTCCTGCACACCCTTGTCAAACTGATTGCTGGATAGAAGTTATCAACAAACTCCTCGTACGATACCCGATCATTGTCCCCATGCACAGGCCCTAAATCATATGGCACGATGTCAGGATCAGCAAGAAAAAGTAGACATAACAAAAGCATTATACATGAATAGTTagtaatgaaatttaaattagttcCATACTGTCTTTAAGAGTCTGTATATATAAACTACTCCCAAGATATTGTTCATTAAAACCTACTATTCAAACTGAATACCTATAGGCATGTCAATGGCTTGGGCCCTAATCAGCTAGGTGGACAATAAATCTACAAAGAAGAGGGAAAGAGAGAACAGAAGAAATAGCCTAAACAGGTTTAAAATATACTGGCTTCTGAAGTGACTCGAGAGATGCTTTCAGCGCACAGCTAATACTTATCACAATTAAGGAGATTCTATATTGATTCTGTAAGTGCAGAAAGGAAAGGATACTAAAGATAGTATGTAATTAAAAACATCACATCatgaaaaagtaataatagtTCAGTAATAGTGAACAAAGACTATATCATGTAAAAGACTAATCCATAAAGCAAGTATTCCAAAAGACCTCACAACTAGAAATGTACCAGTTTGGAAGAAAGTTAAGCATTAACCATGAATGGTGATCCAAAATTAAACTATGAAGACACGAGAACTATAGATCTAGGAATTATCTTAAACCCTAAAGATAAAAGATGCTACACAGCACCTCTTAATGATTTGTACTGCAGGAACTTCTTACAAGATAGGCTATAGGGAGTAGCATTCTCGGCATTCTctcattcaaaattttcacTCTTAATACACctaatttatagataaaagaaaaatcaagtcTTTTGGACAATGTGTCGGAGAATATGGCCACTCTTTTATTCTGTGCTCTACATAAGTAATCAAGTACCCCCATCACAATTTCCAATTCTTAGTGAGAAACatgcatatatattatatttgtacCACTAGCCTAACTCATAGTATCAAACTACAGTGCAGAATGAAGCATTTCCCAACCCCCTTATCTGGACCAAAATGGACCATCTAATGGCAAATGCTTTGACAGTTGCGATATATCTGCATATTATGAACAGGTTAATAAGATTTTTCAGCAATTCTCCGTTGGCATTACTCTATATTTGTCAAATCATCATTTGAGAAGGACATTACAGTGGAGAAAGAATTAACACATGACAAAGAACTTCAAAAGGAAGCTGTGGATTCCTTTCTCCACACGATGAATGAGATCAAAAGCCAATGTGTAGGCCACTTATAAGGGCTTCACACCATTTCTGGTATTACAAAAATCATTAACACTTAGCTTGCGACCCATGGTTTCAACATTAATGACATGTCCTGCTGAATATCTGCTTCCTGTTTAAGCGCAACCATAAGCAGGTACTATGCTCATAGTCATAGAGTGCTATCTATTAGTTAGCAATAGCATATCATCTACACAATTCTTTTCAGCACCTAAATGGAAGATAAAAAGTTTTAAGACAAATTATTCCCAAGAAGGAAGGCAGGTTATACTTGAAAGTTCCAAGATCATTGATTGTTGGTTGTTCTTTCTTATGCTTTATGATCAATAAGTTAGAATAACTATAGAAATGTAAGCATCCATTGATCTCATAAAGGAATGACATAATAGCAGCCCTGATAAGCCAAAGTATGGTTGTGGTTGGCAGCTAAGAACACATTAGCACCCAAACTTTGTTTGACATTGGCACTTAAGGTACACAGCATTTGTATAAGTGTTCTATTTTCAAGCACCAACTATGATTTGCCAACTATCAATTGAATTTGAGTTGCAACTCCTAATTCATTGCATTTATGCTACATACAAATGCAGGCTAGATAGTcttaaagatatatattttagtctTGAAGACTCTTTCCATCAAATAAACATGAATAGGAATATAGATTATACACATTTACCCCTTCAATAAGGAGGAacaacaattttctttttttctttctttttttcgtCTTTccacaataaataaataatagtacaTCTGCTAGCATAATCAGTACATGTCCAAATTGCATACCCATATTCTCCTTCTTCTCTAAGTGAAGATCTAAGCCTCTAAGGTTTTCACTTTATATCATGGGTAACAACACTAATACAAGTCTACTTTGATACATGCCGATCTACTTGTCGAAATTCTTAATCTTTATCTTCCTTCTTCAATTGGAAAGgatggttttttattttttccttccaTTCTTCTTCAGAATAGTTGGCTCCTAATTTTTCAGAAATGTAATGTCCTGTGCAGGATGCGTTTCGCAGCTGCAAGGTTTCAGCTATTCTTTTTCAGATGGAGCATAGCAAGAAGACACAAATGTGTAACAATGGGAAGGCACCTTTGCATTTGAGTCcgataagaaaaatatagtgCAACTAATCACTACTGGGACATCAGCTTTTCATTTTCAGTGAAGAAGCAACATTCTACTACATAATCAGAATCTTTCGGCGCAAAATTCCCAATCCCCCTAAGGGTAGATATTGCAGGGTTTAACCACACTAATAAGTTACAGTGAGAACTATACTAAAAACAAGCAACTCTAAATCACAAACAACAAGGAAGCTACTAAAGCacaaaaatttgattaaaatgtAAATCATATGTCGATAGAGAGAAGTAGAAAGTATAACAAAGAGAAGATAATACACACCCGAGGTTGAGAATGCTATTAATTGGATCAAGAAGTTGCGGTTGCTGATGATCCTCCTGGTGTTGTTGTGTCAAAGCAGCACCAGTTGCCACTGCCACAGCACTGGAAGGCGAGCCCTTTGCCTCAACAAATCTCCAAAGATACCAAGAAGCAACAGATCTATACGGCCTCCATTTCTCGCACAGTTGATCCATCTGAGAAGGGCGAGGCAAGTCCTCCAAATTATAAAGCAATTGCACTCCTTTCCGGACTCCAAGATCATTAATAGGCAACACATCGGGTCTATGCAAAGAGAAAATCATAAACATATGCACAGACCAAGAACCAATCCCATTAACCATAGTAAGCATAGTAAAAAGAGATTTATCATCCATATTTACAATTGCCGAATCTGATAAAATCCCATTGTGATACTTTCTAGCAAGATCATGAAGATAACTTGCTTTCCGCCCGGAAACCCCAATTTGACGAAGTTGTTGGGGAGTCAAGGCAAGAACTGTATCAGGAACCACACCAGCCTCTCCACcacataaagaaataaaacgAGTGTAGATTGAAGTTCCGGCTTTAAAAGCCAGCTGCTGGTAAAGTATACTGCGAGTCAAAGCAAGGAAAGGAGTGTGAAAGGTATCGAAGGTAGGCGGAGGATGGAGGTCAATTAAGGATGAGAGAAGTGGATCGGCTTCGCGAAGATGCCGAATTGCATTCTCTACTTCGCCTTCGCACGAGAGTGACCTCGCGATGATACGTGGAGGGGCCACCGCTAGAGCTCGCGGTTGGGGTGTTTTTGTTTTGGTGGATTTTGCGGCGGATTCCGGGGAAAGTTTACGGAGCTTACGAGGACGGGAAGGAGGGATTTTGGCCGGAGGAGTGGCCGTTGGCTGAGGAATACATATTAATTCAGAGGTAGCGATAGTGCTAGTGGCGGAGTCATGTGAAGGTTGATGGTTTAGAACCTGCGTCCGGATTTGTGATTGGGGATGAGATTGAGATTCGGATTGGGACTGGGGTTGGGGCTGGgattgggtttgggtttgGGTTTGGGGTTGGGGTTGGGGTTGAGGTTGAGGTTGGGTTTCCTCTCCCATGTGCGATCAGGGAAATTTGCTAATGTCGATGGCGGCGGTGGACGGTGGCGGTGGTGGAGATTTAAGAAAAGATAGACGGGGCCATGGATAGTGGCGTTGATACTGGTGgttctttgttttttgttttttttttttctttttgtgttaGAGAAGCGGAGTATCGGATTGGATTGACTGGTTTTAAGAGACAACCAACGAAGAGCGACTCCTTTATTGTTTTAACTTgaattccttcttttcttttttattctttttcccGTTTTTTAAGGTTTATtcacatataaaatatttaaaaatgaaataacaCTTTTGCTTTTTGagattaaatgaaaaatacttCTTAGGCTTGGCTTCTAAGCTTTTTAGTATTTCATTGATATGTTTCcagtttaatttatcaaaaagaattttaaatatttctaacactttaaatataaatcacttttatattatctatattaaattagtagaTTAAGCATGATTTAATATAACAGAATAGTCACACTGCCGGATCTACTCAAGGCCCAATTCCTTTTTCCGTGGAGCTTCTGCATGCAAATATTGGCAAATTTATAAGAGCAAGTTTCAACCTTtatctattttcttaaaataattataagattactcccattttttagttttttaaaattacttattattgttttaaaaaatttatgttcttcattttctttattttttttatttccagTTAAATAGTAACGTCAAGTACTATTATGACTTACTAAAAATTTCTAGAGATGGAGAATTCATTTATGGCATTGGATTTGGCAAAAGAGACTGACAGATGGTTGAACCGACGATAACAACGAGAAAATGATTGAATCTTTACGTCTCCAATTTGCTAGATCTAGGTTGTTTCCGGTGAAACAAAATGTGAAAGGAAGCTGGCGGCGTTAAAAGGACTTTATGGCTATAATAAGAAGGCTAAGATGGctagagaaagaagaaaaatggctACAACAGAGAAAAtcggagagagagaaagatagCTATATACAGGGGCCTTAATTGATTTTCCTATATAAAgtgaaagttaattttatatactttacatatatctaatatatactatattttaataaatatacattttttgttaatttttttaaattacatatttaaaatatactattatttgATAAACATTCCTTTTactgtttatttttcttttgagtttgtgttttttattttatttaaaaatattaaaatacttaatatatacttAACATATAATAGTTTtggttaaatatatatttttttgctattatttatgttaaaaatataccaaacgtatatttatattcttcaatatatacttaatatatactattttttaccTTGTagcaatttatataattttttaaatataatattctaaatttttatacttaaCATATATTTGTATaccttttttattaaatgtatattttttactgtTATTCACGTCAAAactatacataatatatattctttaattatactaaacatattttttttatcttgcaataatttatttaatttttcagatatgatattttt is a genomic window of Ricinus communis isolate WT05 ecotype wild-type chromosome 2, ASM1957865v1, whole genome shotgun sequence containing:
- the LOC8288939 gene encoding long-chain-fatty-acid--AMP ligase FadD26, with translation MHYENYDPSFPDQPVADLYLPVWASLPAFCSKPAFIWAQDGSSGAADHSILTYAHLNDSVQSISINLLVPLLRGDTVVILCPPGLEFVEIIFGCQRAGLSCIPIFPPNPSFSNENYHHLVRVLSQTKPKAAIANHEYIASVHHYISSSSSNHKLAKLLQHLRWISSSDLKQKEATGSSTGSRPSYNGCKPNEMYLIQYTSGATGIPKPVLVTAGSAVHNVRVARKAYDLQPNSVIVSWLPQYHDCGLQFLFLTIVSGATCVLTSPGAFVSRPRLWLELISNFKATCTPVPSFTLPFVVKRGGVEKGARVINLSSLRNLILINEPIYKSSVDEFINVFKPFGLNSSCISPSYGLAENCTFVSTAWSSNENFANFPSHNMLLPIARLTAQHEHDEEDMDIMVVNEETHEPVVDGVEGEVWVSSPSNCSGYLGHPSLTREIFQARLKNKVSRCFVRTGDRGIIKGEERYLYVTGRCSDVIKLPSGEQIHPHYIETAAHKSCPEVLRAGRLAALEISNTTAVVAELQRIEKDAAALKNICERIKDGVMEEVKVEIRLVVLVKSGNVPKTTSGKIQRWAAKNKLIGGKMSIVTEVLFGKNNGRLSQSSEVLVQENKHMKKEGKEIVDGKQWLSLSLSNIVTRPSLLSLL
- the LOC8288938 gene encoding alkylbase DNA glycosidase-like protein mag2, giving the protein MGEETQPQPQPQPQPQTQTQTQSQPQPQSQSESQSHPQSQIRTQVLNHQPSHDSATSTIATSELICIPQPTATPPAKIPPSRPRKLRKLSPESAAKSTKTKTPQPRALAVAPPRIIARSLSCEGEVENAIRHLREADPLLSSLIDLHPPPTFDTFHTPFLALTRSILYQQLAFKAGTSIYTRFISLCGGEAGVVPDTVLALTPQQLRQIGVSGRKASYLHDLARKYHNGILSDSAIVNMDDKSLFTMLTMVNGIGSWSVHMFMIFSLHRPDVLPINDLGVRKGVQLLYNLEDLPRPSQMDQLCEKWRPYRSVASWYLWRFVEAKGSPSSAVAVATGAALTQQHQEDHQQPQLLDPINSILNLGACAWGQ